Below is a genomic region from Demequina sp..
ACGTCGCGCACCTCCTTGATCATCGTCACATCAAAGCCGCCGGTGGTCCCGTCGGCATCCATCGAGTTGAGCAGGATCTCTCCCGCCCCAAGCTCCTCGCCCCGGCGTGCCCACTCGATCGCATCGATCCCCGTGCCGCGGCGCCCGCCATGAGTGGTGACCTCATACCCACTGGCCGTGTGCACCCCGTCCCCACAGCGTCGGGCATCTACGGACAGAACCAGCACCTGGCTGCCGAAGCGGCGGGAGATCTCGGCGATGAGCTCCGGGCGCGCGATGGCCGCGGTGTTCACGCTCACTTTATCCGCGCCGGCGCGCAGCAGCGTGTCGACGTCGTCCGCCGAGCGCACGCCACCGCCCACCGTAAGCGGCACAAAGACCTGGTCGGCCGTGCGGCGCACCACATCGACCATCGTCTCGCGGCCCGACGCCGAGGCTGAGACATCGAGGAACGTCACCTCATCTGCGCCTTCGGTTCCGTACCGCGCGGCAAGTTCGACGGGGTCGCCGGCATCGCGCAGGTTCGCAAAGTTGACGCCCTTGACCACTCGGCCGGCGTCAACATCAAGACAGGGAATGACCCTCACTGCAACGCCCATCACTCGACCGGCGTCCATACGTCGAGGATGTCTACGACGAACACGAGCGTGCCCTCTTCGGGGTAGCCGAACTGCGGCGGCGCGACAACGAGCACCTGCGATCCGGTGGTCTGGTCGAGAAGCGCCTCATCGAGAGCCGGAATCAGCTGCCCAGTGCCGAGCTGCGTGGAGAACGGCGCCGTGTCCTCCGGCCACGAGGACGAGTACTCCGTCCCGTCCTTCCAGCGCACGGCCTTGTAGTTGACGAGGATGTAGGAGCCGTCCTTGACCTGAAGTCCGTTGCCCTGAATGAGCGTCTCCGACTGAACGGTCGTCGGCTCCTTCAGGTCATCAGGGATGGTGATCGTCGGCTCACCCGTGTCCTTGTCGACGGTCACGGTTGGCAGGTCCGTTCGGGGCTCGATCTCGGTGCCGACCGCCCGATCCGACAGCACGTCGACGACGAGCGCGACCGTTGGCTCCGGTGCGGGAGCGGCGCTCGAGCCTCCCGGAGTCAGCGTGCCCTCCTTGGTGGCGGGCGCGACCACGAGAACGCGCATGCCGACGTTGCCGTCGATCAGCAGGTCGTAGAGGTTGTCGCCGAGAACCTCGCGCGCGAGGACGTAGGAGCGCGGGAGCCCATCGAACGTGTTGACGATCTCCGAGCCGTCGGAGAGCGAGACGCCGTACACGTCGAGCAGCAGCGGCTGGTTGTCGACGAGAGGCGCCCCATCGCCCTCGAACACGACCTTGCCTTGGGGCTCGGTGAACGTCTTGCCTTCGGGAAGCGTGATCGTGGGCGCGAGTCCGTCCGAGACGCCGATCGAGATCTCGTCGATGTCCGCCGAGGTGTCGCTTGCGGTCGCGTCTGGGCTCACCTTGGAGCAGGCCGTCAGGGTGAGCAACGCCAAGGCGACGGCCGCGAGGGCACGAGCGCGCATGAGCGTCCCTTCCAGGGGGTTGGTGGAGGAGCGTCCAGTATACGGAAATCAGGCTATGGCCAACGACTCGATGAGCTCGTCGACGCGCCCGTCCGCGCTGCGGAACGGGTCCTTGAGGAGCACGGTTCGCGACTCCTCACCCGTGACTTTGAGATGCACCCAGTCCACGGTGTAATCACGACCGGCACTGCTCGCCGCCTGCACGAACGCGCCGCGCAAATGAGCCCTGGTCGAGGTCGGCGCCGTGGTGGTCGCACGCTCAATGCGCGAGTCGTCGATCACGCGCTTGACGAGTCCCTGCGACTGAAGGCGGTAGAACAGGCCGTGCTCCGGGGAGACGTCGTGGAACGCGAGCTCGAGGCGGGCGAGGCGCGGGTCGTCGAGACGGCAGCCGAGTCGCTCCTGGTACCGATTGAGGATCTTGAGCTTGATCGCCCAGTCGAGCTCAGTGTCGATGAGCGAGAAGTCCTGGTTCCGCACGGCGTCGATCCCCGTTGCCACAGATCCAGGACCCGCTCGACCTCGTCGGTGACCGCGATGATGCCGCCGAGGTGTCCGCGCACCAAGTCCAGGTACGCCTGCTGGACCTCGACCGCGGTCAAGTGCCCCCCGTCGGCCAACTCAACGGTGGCCTTGCCGCCCAGGTCGTGCGCCACATCGCGGATCGCCTGCATCTCGCGCGCCAGGGCCAGTCCCGGCATCCTCACGCGCGCCTCCATGAGCCGCAGAATCAGGTCCGTTGAGCCCATCTTCAGCAGCGTCGTCGGCTCCGCCATCGTGGAGTCGCCGACGATGACGTGCATGCGGCGGTACAGCTCGGCATTGGCGTGCGGCTCGTCTCGCGTGTTGATCATGGGGCGAGACCGCGTTGTCGCTGAGCTCATGCCCTCCCACATGTGGTCCGCGCGCGGCGAGAAACTGAAGTGCGCGCCCTGCGGGGTGCGCGTGACGCAACCGGCGCCCGTCACAATCTGGCGCGTCACCAGGAACGGGAGCAGCTCGCTCGCGAATGCCTTGAAGTCGGCGCGGCGGCGCACCAGGTAGTTCTCGTGGCAGCCGTAGGAGTTCCCGGCGGAGTCCGTGTTGTTCTTGTAGAGGTGGATGGTGCCCTCAACGCCCACGGCGCGCAGCCGCTCCTCGCCGCCGGCGACGAGTCTCTGCACGATGCGTTCCCCCGCCTTGTCCAGCGCGATCAGGTCCGTCAGGTTGTCCGCCTCCGCGGTGGCGTACTCGGGGTGCGCGCCCACGTCGATGTACAGCCGCGAGCCGTTCGTGAGGAACACGTTGGAGGACCGCCCCCATTGCACCACGGAGTGAAAGAGGTGGCCCGCGACCTCCTCGGGCGTGATGGGTCGCGTGGTGGCGGTGTCGAGGTGGAGCCCGAACTCGGTCTCGAGCCCAAAGATGCGGCGGGCGGGGTCAACCTCAAGCGGCGGCGGGACGTCTGGGCTAATCATGTGGGCTGCTGCTCACCGGCTTACTGTCCGCCCTTCTGCACGAACGAGCGCACAAACTGCTCCGCGTTGACCTGCAGCGAGCCGTCGATCTCGTCGAGCAAGGCGTCGAGAGCGTCAGTGCTCTGCGCGGGCGCCGCGGGCGGCGGCGCGTCGTCGGGAACGTCGTCGTCGAAGGAGTCCTGGTTGACGCTTTGCTGAGGCATACGGCCACTCTACCCGCGCAGCAACTCGTCAAGGAGGGGGTGGCTGCCCGACGCTGGGTCGTCCAGGTGCACCACCTCAAGATGGCCGTGGGCCTCGTCGCGGTCGAGGACGACGGTCGACCAGCCTGCGGCGTCGACCACGTCCGGGAGCGCGGCGATGACGGCGCCGCGAAGGTACGCGCGGGTATCGCTCGGGGCGGTGGTCATCGCGGCGGCGACCTCCGCGTCGGTCGCGAGGCGCTCCACCTGACCCGCGGCGGCGAGCCGAGCGGACAGCCCCGTGCCGAGCTGGCTCCACACGATGTCGCTCGCCACGATGCGTGGGTCGTCCCAGGGAGCGTCCTTGCCGTCCTGACCGTACTTGGAGCGCATGCGGCCGAGCAGCTGCAGCTTGGCGACCCACTCCACCTCTCGCGCGGTCTCGAAGATGTCCCTGCCGAGCCGCTCAAGCAGCGACTCCCAGCGCGCGACCACCTGGGCGTCGGTCGCATCCGCGACGTATTCGCGGGCGATCTCGAGCAGCGCCCGCTGAATCTGGAGAGCGGTGGCGAGAGTGCCGTCGGCCAGTTGCAGCGTCTCGCGGAGCGTGAGGTCACGCGAGACGCGCTGCACGTCGCCGACGGGCTCGGCCAGCACGAGGGCGTCCAGCCGTTCGTCCTCGGCCTCAATGGCGGTCAGTACCAGGGATGTCGTTCCGAGCTTCATGAAAGTGGCGACGTCGAAGGTGGTGGCGTCGCCGATGATGATGTGGAGGCGGCGCCAGCGCTTGCGGTCCGAGTGCGGCTCGTCGCGAGAGTTGACGATGGGGCGGCGCAGCGTGGTCTCGAGGCCAACCTCGGCCTCCATGTAGTCGGCTCGCTGGGAGATCTGGAAGCCCGGCAGCTCACCGCGCATCCCCAGACCCACTCGGCCCGCGCCCGTGTACACCTGGCGCGTCACGAGGTGCGGCGTGAGACGCCGCGCCAACAGGTCAAAGTCAACATCGCGGCGGATCTGGAAGTTCTCGTGCGTCCCGTAGCTCGCGCCCTTGCCGTCGACGTTGTTCTTGTAGAGGCTCACCTCGGTGCCCTCCGCGGCCGCGAAGGCCGCAGCGGCCTCGAGCGCGATCGCGTCCCCGGCGCGGTCCCAGACCACGGCGTCGCGCGCGTTGGTGACCTCGGGCCCGCTGTACTCGGGGTGAGCGTGGTCAACGTAGAAGCGCGAGCCGTTGGTGAGGACGGCGTTGAGGTGCGCCGGGTCCTCCCACGACCCGCGGCGCCGGCGCAGCGTCACCGCGTTCGCCTCCGCGTTGAACTCGTGGGCGTCGGTCAGCAGCTCCGGGATCACGTGAGTCCTTGGCAGCCTCCGGCCCCGCTGATCCATGAGCGGATCCTCGCCGCCATAGTCCCAGCGGGTGGTGCGCTCCCCCGCCCACGCGCGGCACCCGCTTACTAGCAGGGATGACAGGAGAATGGGGTTGGCGCGGGGGTCCGCGGGATCGGTGATGCCGTACTCGGTCTCGAGACCGACAATCCGCATCAGGCGCCGCCGAGGTTCTTGGCCGCCACCGCCCTCGCCTCGGCGAGCTCCTGGTCCGCGGCCCACCGCAAGTGATCGGCCTTGATGCCGCGCGACTCACCTGCGACGGCGGCTTTGATGGCTGCGGTCTTCGCGCGGTCGACGACGTTGCGCACCAGGGCGCCGGAGACGAAGTGCTTGGCGTCCGGATGGGAGAAGATCTGATCCACGGCGGTGGCGGTGAGCGCGCGCACGGTCGCGACGCGGTCGCTCCCGTGCCGAGCAAGCTCCTCGCCGTTGAGAGGGAGGTCCGGAGTCAGATAGATCGAGAAGATGTCCGCCGCTCCCGCCGCATCCGGCCGCGCGACCTCGATCTTCACGTCAAGGCGGCCCGGCCGCAGGATCGCGGGGTCGATCATGTCCTCGCGGTTGGATGCGCCGATCACGATGACGTTGCCGAGGGCCTCGACGCCGTCGAGCTCGGTGAGCAGCTGCGGCACGATCGTGGTCTCCATGTCAGAGCTCACCCCTGAGCCGCGGGCGCGGAACAGCGCCTCCATCTCGTCGAAGAACACGACCACCGGAGCGCCGCTGTGCGCCTTGGCGCGGGCGCGCTCAAAGATGGTGCGGATGTAGCGCTCGGTCTCGCCCACGTACTTGTTGAGCAGCTCCGGGCCTTTGACGGACAGGAAGTAGCTGCGGTCCGTTCCCACTGCCTCCCCAAGCGAGTGCGCAACGGCCTTCGCGATGAGCGTCTTTCCGCAACCGGGAGGGCCGTAGAGCAGCAGGCCGCGCGGCGGGCGCAGGTTGTGCTCCTTGTACAGCTCGGGGTGGCGCAGCGGCAGCTCGATGGCGTCGCGGATGCGCTCGATCTGCGGGCCGAGGCCGCCGATGGAGCGGTAGTCCACGTCCGGCACCTCCTCGAGCAGCAGCGCCTCGACGCCCGTGCGCTCCACTCGCTCGCTCGCGAGTCCCGTGCGCGGGTCGATGATGACGGTGTCGCCCTCGTGGAGCTTCGCGTGCGCGTTTCCGCCGATGAGCTCCACGACGCGCTCGTCCTCGCCGCGCGCCACTACGAGCACTCGCGTGTCGTCGATGACCTCGCGAACGATCGCGGCCTGGCCAACGCGCTCGGGATCCGCGACGTCGACGATCACGCTCATGGCGTTGAGCAGCACCTCGTCGCCGATCTGCGGCTGCTTCTCGAGAGTGGGGAGCACCGCGACGCGCATACGGCGGCCGTTCGCCACCACATCAGCGTGCTTTCCCGCCCACGCCA
It encodes:
- a CDS encoding FKBP-type peptidyl-prolyl cis-trans isomerase, with product MRARALAAVALALLTLTACSKVSPDATASDTSADIDEISIGVSDGLAPTITLPEGKTFTEPQGKVVFEGDGAPLVDNQPLLLDVYGVSLSDGSEIVNTFDGLPRSYVLAREVLGDNLYDLLIDGNVGMRVLVVAPATKEGTLTPGGSSAAPAPEPTVALVVDVLSDRAVGTEIEPRTDLPTVTVDKDTGEPTITIPDDLKEPTTVQSETLIQGNGLQVKDGSYILVNYKAVRWKDGTEYSSSWPEDTAPFSTQLGTGQLIPALDEALLDQTTGSQVLVVAPPQFGYPEEGTLVFVVDILDVWTPVE
- the hisF gene encoding imidazole glycerol phosphate synthase subunit HisF, with amino-acid sequence MGVAVRVIPCLDVDAGRVVKGVNFANLRDAGDPVELAARYGTEGADEVTFLDVSASASGRETMVDVVRRTADQVFVPLTVGGGVRSADDVDTLLRAGADKVSVNTAAIARPELIAEISRRFGSQVLVLSVDARRCGDGVHTASGYEVTTHGGRRGTGIDAIEWARRGEELGAGEILLNSMDADGTTGGFDVTMIKEVRDVVKVPLIASGGAGRVEDFVAAAQAGADAVLAASVFHFGTLTIGEVKEHMRAAGIDVR
- a CDS encoding ubiquitin-like protein Pup; amino-acid sequence: MPQQSVNQDSFDDDVPDDAPPPAAPAQSTDALDALLDEIDGSLQVNAEQFVRSFVQKGGQ
- the arc gene encoding proteasome ATPase, which codes for MENDSRVASLEARNSELQRLLTLARDQLGEMKEKLAEASAPPQTFATFVAWAGKHADVVANGRRMRVAVLPTLEKQPQIGDEVLLNAMSVIVDVADPERVGQAAIVREVIDDTRVLVVARGEDERVVELIGGNAHAKLHEGDTVIIDPRTGLASERVERTGVEALLLEEVPDVDYRSIGGLGPQIERIRDAIELPLRHPELYKEHNLRPPRGLLLYGPPGCGKTLIAKAVAHSLGEAVGTDRSYFLSVKGPELLNKYVGETERYIRTIFERARAKAHSGAPVVVFFDEMEALFRARGSGVSSDMETTIVPQLLTELDGVEALGNVIVIGASNREDMIDPAILRPGRLDVKIEVARPDAAGAADIFSIYLTPDLPLNGEELARHGSDRVATVRALTATAVDQIFSHPDAKHFVSGALVRNVVDRAKTAAIKAAVAGESRGIKADHLRWAADQELAEARAVAAKNLGGA
- the dop gene encoding depupylase/deamidase Dop; translation: MRIVGLETEYGITDPADPRANPILLSSLLVSGCRAWAGERTTRWDYGGEDPLMDQRGRRLPRTHVIPELLTDAHEFNAEANAVTLRRRRGSWEDPAHLNAVLTNGSRFYVDHAHPEYSGPEVTNARDAVVWDRAGDAIALEAAAAFAAAEGTEVSLYKNNVDGKGASYGTHENFQIRRDVDFDLLARRLTPHLVTRQVYTGAGRVGLGMRGELPGFQISQRADYMEAEVGLETTLRRPIVNSRDEPHSDRKRWRRLHIIIGDATTFDVATFMKLGTTSLVLTAIEAEDERLDALVLAEPVGDVQRVSRDLTLRETLQLADGTLATALQIQRALLEIAREYVADATDAQVVARWESLLERLGRDIFETAREVEWVAKLQLLGRMRSKYGQDGKDAPWDDPRIVASDIVWSQLGTGLSARLAAAGQVERLATDAEVAAAMTTAPSDTRAYLRGAVIAALPDVVDAAGWSTVVLDRDEAHGHLEVVHLDDPASGSHPLLDELLRG